A part of Oncorhynchus tshawytscha isolate Ot180627B unplaced genomic scaffold, Otsh_v2.0 Un_contig_9482_pilon_pilon, whole genome shotgun sequence genomic DNA contains:
- the LOC121842583 gene encoding cytochrome P450 2K1-like has product MCGPDIKIEFYAYSTCISVYMYNMFPWLGPWIKNLMRLKKNVADMKMEVTELVRGLKETLNPHMCRGFVDSFLVRKQTLEESGNMDSFYHDNNLVFSVGNLFGAGTDTTGTTLRWGLLLMAKYPHIQYRVREEISRVIGSRQPLAEDRKNLPYTDAVIHETQRLANIAHMAIPHNTSRDVTFQGYFIKCPMLHSHCRGHLIPLLTSVLQGNSEWESPHTFNPTHFLDEQGGFVKRDAFMAFYAGRRVCLVEGLGRMELFLFFTSLLQRFRFSPPPGVTEDDLDLTPSLGFTLNPSPHQLCAVIQI; this is encoded by the exons atgtgtgggc CAGATATTAAAATAGAGTTTTATGCATATTCTACCTGTATCTCTGTATATATGTACAACATGTTCCCCTGGTTGGGTCCGTGGATTAAGAACCTGATGCGGCTGAAGAAAAATGTTGCTGATATGAAGATGGAGGTGACAGAGCTGGTGAGGGGCCTGAAGGAGACTCTGAACCCTCATATGTGTAGAGGCTTTGTGGACTCGTTCCTCGTCCGAAAGCAGACCCTGGAG GAATCTGGAAATATGGATTCTTTCTATCATGACAACAACCTGGTATTTAGTGTTGGTAACCTGTTTGGTGCTGGTACCGACACCACCGGGACAACCCTGCGCTGGGGTCTGCTGCTAATGGCCAAGTACCCCCATATTCAGT ACCGGGTTCGGGAGGAGATCAGCAGGGTCATAGGAAGTCGTCAGCCCTTAGCAGAGGACAGGAAGAACCTGCCCTACACTGATGCAGTGATCCATGAGACCCAGAGACTGGCCAACATTGCACACATGGCCATCCCTCACAACACCAGCCGAGATGTCACCTTCCAGGGATACTTCATCAAG tgtccTATGCTTCACTCTCACTGCAGGGGACATCTGATTCCTCTACTGACGTCGGTCCTACAAGGCAATAGCGAATGGGAGAGCCCCCACACttttaaccccacccactttctGGATGAGCAGGGAGGATTTGTCAAGAGGGACGCCTTCATGGCCTTTTATGCAG GTCGTAGGGTGTGTCTGGTGGAGGGTCTGGGCAGGATGGAGCTCTTcctcttcttcacctccctcCTGCAGCGCTTtcgtttctctcctcctcctggagTAACAGAGGATGATCTGGACCTCACACCATCCTTGGGGTTCACCCTCAATCCTTCACCTCACCAGCTCTGTGCTGTGATCCAGATCTGA
- the LOC112237446 gene encoding cytochrome P450 2K1 codes for REARRPSLSAPEVIPASDWNCNGSRLRHLKRSSKDWTNAQRDRVQEELNRVIGSSQPLVEDRKNLPYTDAVIHETQRLANIVPMSIPHTTSRDVTFQGYFIKKGTSVIPLLTSVLQDDSEWESPNTFNPSHFLDEQGGFVKRDAFMAFSAGRRVCLGEGLARMELFLFFTSLLQRFRFSPPPGVTEDDLDLTPLLGFTLNPSPHQLCAVSRV; via the exons aacgcgaagcgaggcggccatctctgtcggcgccggaagtaataccagctagcgactggaactgTAACGGTTCTCGTCTTCGTCATCTGAAGAGGAGTAGCAAGGattggaccaatgcgcagcgtg ACCGGGTCCAGGAGGAGCTCAACAGGGTTATAGGAAGTAGTCAGCCCTTGGTAGAGGACAGGAAGAACCTTCCCTACACTGATGCAGTGATCCATGAGACCCAAAGACTGGCCAACATTGTACCCATGTCCATCCCTCACACCACCAGCCGAGATGTCACCTTCCAGGGATATTTCATCAAAAAG GGGACATCTGTGATTCCTCTACTGACGTCAGTCCTACAGGACGATAGCGAATGGGAGAGCCCCAACACCTTTAACCCTTCACACTTTCTGGATGAGCAGGGAGGATTTGTCAAGAGGGACGCCTTCATGGCCTTCTCTGCAG GTCGTAGGGTGTGTCTGGGGGAGGGTCTGGCCAGGATGGAGCTCTTcctcttcttcacctccctcCTGCAGCGCTTtcgtttctctcctcctcctggagTAACAGAGGATGATCTGGACCTCACACCATTACTGGGGTTCACCCTCAACCCTTCACCTCACCAGCTGTGTGCTGTGAGCCGGGTCTGA